The Leucothrix mucor DSM 2157 DNA window GGTTAAATGGGCCTTGGCTAAAATGGGCTACGGACATGTTGATGGAATTCGTTTGCCGATGGTGCCACTAAACCCGTCGTTTGAGGCTGGTTTGTTAGAGGCGCTGCGACTGACGGGTGTCAACATAGATTAATTCTGATAGGTTGCAATTATGAAATATACCTCGCTGCTTTTAGCGACAGGCTTACTGACTGGCTGTTCAGGTTTGAACAATGCCATGGATGTAACGAACCTGATTGACTACAGTGATAATAAATCAGTGAAGGTGTTAGAAATCCCCGCTGATCTTAATACGCCTGATTTTGATAAAACGTATCTGGCAGAGGGCGTTGGTAATTTGCCGCAGTCGACTGTGAGAGTCAGTGATCGTGTGCCGCTGGTGGATAGCAGCATGGGCGGTATGGAGTCGAGCCAAGTTAGTATTGTGGCGAGAGGTTCAGGTTCTGCGTTACAAATTGATGATACAGCTGCTGATATGCTGTGGAAGCGAACTAATGATGCACTTAAAGTAATGGGAATGACCATTGCAGAAGCTCAGCAGGCATCCGGCAGTCTATCAGTGCGTGATCGCTCTAATGTGTCAGATGGGTCTAGCCCTATTAGTGCTTTGCTGAACAAAAGTCTTGGTCGTTTAAATCAAGGGCAAAGTTATAAAGTGAAAGTTGAGTCTGAAGGTGAGACTGGATTTGTAAGCTTTACGGAAACTGATGGTAGAGTAGTGGCGGCCGATAAAGCGAAGTCTCTGCTTGATCGTCTGCAAAAAGCGTATACCGACGGATCCTAATGATTCGATTTGCATCGTTAGGTAGTGGTAGTAAAGGCAATGCAACCTTAATCGAAGTCGGGTCAACCAGAGTGTTGCTCGACTGCGGTTTTTCAGTCAAAGAAACTGAGAAACGTCTGCTACGATTAGGTTGCGAGCCATCTTCATTAAGTGCAGTAGTGGTTACTCATGAGCATGGCGACCATGCTAACGGGGTGGGGCGACTGTCACGTAAGCACAAATTGCCCGTTTGGTTAACTGTTGGAACTCATCACGGCACCAAAGATACGGACTTTACGGATACTAAGTTCGTTGATCCTCACACAGCATTCAATATTGGCGATATTCACTTACAGCCGTTTCCGGTTCCGCATGATGCCAGAGAGCCCTGCCAGTTTGTATTTAGTGATGGCGCTTTACGGTTGGGTATTTTGAGTGATCTTGGAAGATCAACTCCGCATGTGTTGGAAAATCTGAAATCACTCGATGCGCTAATGCTTGAGTGTAATTACGATTACGACATGTTGATGGAGGGTGTTTATCCGTATTCTTTGAAGCAGCGTGTTGCTGGTGATCTTGGTCATTTGGATAATCGACAGTCTGAAGCTATTTTGCGTGAGCTGGACCTCTCCAAAATACAACACCTGTTAGGTGGCCACATTAGTGAGAAGAACAATCTAAGAGAGTACGCGCATCAGGCATTATGTCGAGGTGCAGACTGCGAACCTAGTTGGATTACCGTAGCTTGCCAGGAAAATGGTTTTGAATGGCGGACGGTTTCCTGATTTTAGGGCTTTGTGGATACGCCTTCGGTTCTTCAGAGGTTTTGGACTAAAGCCTAAAAGCTAAATTGGCTTCAATATGAGCTAGATTCGAGTAAGAACAATAGCTTAGGTTGTTCTTTGGATTTGCTCTCGGTTTTTTCTTTTAATTAAATTCATAAAAGGTTCATCAAAGGCGTTGACAGCCGCTCAGATCTGTCTATAATGCGCCGCTCACTCAGACGCAAACGGCTGGTCCGGTTGGTGTCTAAGGCTCTGATTTCATTGTGTATTTCGTGACGTTAGGGAGGTTAGTTTGATGTTGGTTTGCTCAGTGCGCTGATTGAATTAAAGTTCAAAAAAACCTTGACAGAATATGAGGATTGTATAGAATACGCCTCCTCGCTGCAGCAACGGTTGCAGTGGTTGTTTAACAATTTAAGACTAAATAACTTGTGTGGGGATTTGTGGTTTGCAAGAACACTGCAAAGAAGCAATGACCCTAACAAACGATAATTTTTGATTATACGTTATACGTTAGGATTAACGCTTCAGACTAAAAGATTTACGGCACTTGTGTCGTGACACTATTTAACTGAAGAGTTTGATCCTGGCTCAGATTGAACGCTGGCGGCATGCTTAACACATGCAAGTCGAACGGTAACAGGCTAGCTTGCTAGCGCTGACGAGTGGCGGACGGGTGAGTAACGCGTAGGAATCTACCCAGTTGTGGGGGATAGCCCGGAGAAATCCGGATTAATACCGCATACGCCCTACGGGGGAAAACAGGGGATCTTCGGACCTTGTGCAATTGGATGAGCCTGCGTTAGATTAGCTAGTTGGTGGGGTAAAGGCCTACCAAGGCGACGATCTATAGCTGGTCTGAGAGGATGATCAGCCACATCGGGACTGAGACACGGCCCGGACTCCTACGGGAGGCAGCAGTGGGGAATATTGGACAATGGGCGCAAGCCTGATCCAGCAATGCCGCGTGTGTGAAGAAGGCCTTCGGGTTGTAAAGCACTTTCAATTGTGAAGAAGGGGTTCGTGTTAATAGCACGGATCTTTGACGTTAACTTTAGAAGAAGCACCGGCTAACTCCGTGCCAGCAGCCGCGGTAATACGGAGGGTGCAAGCGTTAATCGGAATTACTGGGCGTAAAGCGCGCGTAGGCGGTTGTTTAAGTCAGATGTGAAAGCCCCGGGCTCAACCTGGGAATGGCCTCTGATACTGGATAACTAGAGTTTGGGAGAGGGGAGTAGAATTTCAGGTGTAGCGGTGAAATGCATAGATATCTGAAGGAATACCAGTGGCGAAGGCGACTCCCTGGCCTAAAACTGACGCTGAGGTGCGAAAGCGTGGGTAGCAAACAGGATTAGATACCCTGGTAGTCCACGCTGTAAACGATGTCAACTAGCCGTTGGGACTCTTGAAGTCTTAGTGGTGCAGCTAACGCATTAAGTTGACCGCCTGGGGAGTACGGTCGCAAGACTAAAACTCAAAGGAATTGACGGGGGCCCGCACAAGCGGTGGAGCATGTGGTTTAATTCGATGCAACGCGAAGAACCTTACCATCCCTTGACATCCAGAGANTCTGTTAGAGATAGTAGAGTGCCTTCGGGAACTCTGAGACAGGTGCTGCATGGCTGTCGTCAGCTCGTGTCGTGAGATGTTGGGTTAAGTCCCGCAACGAGCGCAACCCCTATCCTTGGTTGCCAGCACATAATGGTGGGAACTCCAAGGAGACTGCCGGTGACAAACCGGAGGAAGGTGGGGATGACGTCAAGTCATCATGGCCCTTACGGGATGGGCTACACACGTGCTACAATGGCCGGTACAGAGGGTCGCAACCCCGCGAGGGTGAGCTAATCCCACAAAGCCGGTCGTAGTCCGGATCGGAGTCTGCAACTCGACTCCGTGAAGTTGGAATCGCTAGTAATCGTGGATCAGAATGCCACGGTGAATACGTTCCCGGGCCTTGTACACACCGCCCGTCACACCATGGGAGTGGGTTGCAAAAGAAGTAGGTAGACTAACCTTCGGGAGGTCGCTTACCACTTTGTGATTCATGACTGGGGTGAAGTCGTAACAAGGTAGCCGTAGGGGAACCTGCGGCTGGATCACCTCCTTAAAGCATACAGTTGAGCGGATCACGAATTCCCACACAAGTCATTTAGTCTTAAACGCAGTAAAGACACGGCNTAGCCGACACCTTGCACGCTGTTAGGTGTTGCGCCACGAACCTTGGGTCTATAGCTCAGTTGGTTAGAGCGCACCCCTGATAAGGGTGAGGTCGGTGGTTCAAATCCACCTAGACCCACCAGCATCATTTCGGGGAATTAGCTCAGCTGGGAGAGCGCCTGCCTTGCACGCAGGAGGTCAGCGGTTCGATCCCGCTATTCTCCACCATGCTGGTGGAAACGGTATCGCGGTTCGTGTCTTTGATAGAATCTTCAGCCAAATGACGGTTAACCCGGTTATTTGGCTGACGGTTTCGTCAATACAGTCCTTTTTAGAAGGCCTGTGTTCTTTAAAAAATCAAGTAATAATCTAGGTCAACGACTCAACATGATGAGTGTTTAGGCGTTGACATGAAAATGGAAACATTTTCTCAAGACAAATCGTTACAAAGTTATAGTCATCGCCCTGAGCGTTGTG harbors:
- the bamC gene encoding outer membrane protein assembly factor BamC; the encoded protein is MKYTSLLLATGLLTGCSGLNNAMDVTNLIDYSDNKSVKVLEIPADLNTPDFDKTYLAEGVGNLPQSTVRVSDRVPLVDSSMGGMESSQVSIVARGSGSALQIDDTAADMLWKRTNDALKVMGMTIAEAQQASGSLSVRDRSNVSDGSSPISALLNKSLGRLNQGQSYKVKVESEGETGFVSFTETDGRVVAADKAKSLLDRLQKAYTDGS
- a CDS encoding MBL fold metallo-hydrolase → MIRFASLGSGSKGNATLIEVGSTRVLLDCGFSVKETEKRLLRLGCEPSSLSAVVVTHEHGDHANGVGRLSRKHKLPVWLTVGTHHGTKDTDFTDTKFVDPHTAFNIGDIHLQPFPVPHDAREPCQFVFSDGALRLGILSDLGRSTPHVLENLKSLDALMLECNYDYDMLMEGVYPYSLKQRVAGDLGHLDNRQSEAILRELDLSKIQHLLGGHISEKNNLREYAHQALCRGADCEPSWITVACQENGFEWRTVS